The DNA window ATTGCACTCTTTGCAACCTTTCTGTCATTCATTTCCATACTTGTAGCTTTTCTAATAAGTGCAACAGAATACTTGTTTGCCCCAAAACCTATGATGACCAGATTATCCATCACATTATCTATAGCTTAATGTTTGTGAATATATATTGTCATTTTCTATATCTTCTTTTAAGCGAATGGATGACTAGAAAAATGCTTCATTTCCTTTTCCGACCGTAGCAGTGGTCGAAAGAATCGGATTCTCAACGACTTATTGAAACTGGGGCATTTGGACTTTGAAGTTCCAAGAGCTACAGCAACACCACTGCACAACAACAGCAGCTGCGGCACAATGCACTTCGAACGGTTATACTTATTGAGTTTTGTGCGAGGATAATGAAGAATCTATTACAGTAAGCAGATCTCTGACTTGCTTGTTGTCTTGTTCTTTATGATCAAATCATTCCTTGGAGTCATGCATTTTCTCTATATATAGAGACAGTCTGTTTTCATATATGATGGTGTATATGATATACTTAACATGCTGTTATTAGAGGTGGAGAAGTTGATAACCACAAATGGTGAGAATGAAAAATATTGAAGTAGTACATACgttaaattattaataaaatatttgtctTCTGGCTCCCCACCTAAATAGCATAGAATCTCAATTGCCTTTAGTGGGTAAGATCATGTTGGGAGCTAGACTCCACCTTCACTTGTGGTTTCAAGCTCACAAAAATCTACTTTACATATTTCGTAGTGGATTTCCTACCTGAAGTTGcaagtgtttttgtttttcataaagACAGGTTGCATATAATACTCATACACAAGTCTCTGTTGGTTGATTGGAGTGATACTGGTACACTTCACACCTGGTTAGTTGCCTCTCAAGTCTCTGGCTTACCATGAACTTCCAAAAAATTCACCATTACTTGTTGATTGAGTTACATAATTCCCAAAGCGAGGCCAATTGAGTTAATTAAGCTTCTTGTTGATTTACTTGGTTTGGAGTCATAATAGCTGACCCAAGAGGTGAGTGATTGGTGGGAGCAAGTTGCATATGCCTTAATAACTTTTGTTTCTTTAAAGTGTCCCAATTTAAAGGTCAGTTTCCATCAGTCACATTGTCATGCTTCATCATAATAGCATTATTACAAAGTGAATAGGGCCGCCCTCGCATTTTATCATTCTATTTTACATGGGACCTCCCAGACAGATTATTATGAGGTATcagcttagagcatccacatcagattacctaaacatgagtctgtctgtaaaatttagagattttgtcaaaatagagctctgcatcagattacctagaggttccctattttacagaatatgaacagtagttccctacctctagagaaccactattcacttccctaaatataaaataatattttttactactttattttctactctctcctctctcctcattttttccctcctctctctcctcactcctttctttctctctcttctttctctctcatctctttctctctcctctcctcacattttgactcctttctctctcctcactttttctctctctcttctttctctctcctcactctctcctctctctctcctcactcctttctgtctctctcctctttctctcctcactttttctctctcttctttctctctcctcaatttttttctaatttttaataacattaatttattattttaattaatatattgttttaaatgtaattaatttattattttaaatagaagtagtttatatgaatagaataaataaaggaaagagaaataaatattattttaatgcaatagagaatatgataggtaatctgatgcagtgttgattggatagggaatctgtaaaataggggaaagtgacattttgtctgtattttaggaaatctgttaagagaaactgatgcagatgctcttaaAGCAGCTTTGTTAGACTCTTTATATTATGATgtctcttattttattttttgcctTTTGCAGTATGTGTGAGAggttttttgttgatttgttaaCATCTAGGAGACTAGGACAACTACCTGAACAAAAACCCTTTGAATCTTAATAAGTGATAGAGGATATGTTTCTGGTTCTGGACAGTGGCTTTGTGGCCTTTAATTTATTGCTGGACAGGATGCTTGTACAAATTACCTCTAAAGTTAGCATATTTAAATGTGCtttcaacaaagaaaaagagaacagggaaaaataaataatggttGTTATATggtgtgggggggggggggggggggggggttgtgacttgtgagactTTTGACCCATTTTACTCTCCCTTTTTAAGCTAAAAATACTAGCATAATTATGACTTGATTCCTTATTTAGGCTTTAGCTCTGGTAAAGCTAGATTTCCAATGGATCCACTGGGTCTTTGTTGTGTTGAATTGTTGGCTGTGGACAACAACAATCAACCATTTCCTCCATCGTTTATTTGATGTGTTGGATACTCCACGTACCACCACATGAATTGGGGTTAAAATGGTGGATAATTTTCAAACCTTAAGCTCCCTTAGAGGGCAGAACTTGAGGGGTCAACTGTGTAGAAAGCTTATCAAATTCTTATAACGCACAGGACAATACTAGAGACTCCTTGAATTTGATCTCTAAAAATTtcttaaatctatgtgacattaaaataatcattaattaaaaacatacatgtagAGTTTACTTTACATTCAATACTCCATATTAAATGAGAGTCTTTTATGAACGTTATttaggggtctcaagcattatctatCGCATCAATAAAGCAAGGGAACCAAATGTTTGACTATTAATGCCACTTTTTCACTGCCGAAATCTATTGCCACAATAACGTATCTATTCATGTAATGGTGACACCAGTGGATCTTGTTGTCAACGTCAAGGAGAAACCAGATCACATGAACAGGATGCGTAATAACTAGTCAGCCTATTTGGCTGGATTGGGAAAATTTTCTCACttactaagagcatccacagtgatgcatcaaatatccagcacttcaaaatcattctctctcttctcatctatcctacgtggcacaatttaattggatgagtgaatcccacaatatacattattcatcaacactccatacattccaacacttcatactcactttctctattttctctctcttcctttttatcatctctctcttctttttcatatctctctcttcttttcatcttctctttcttcctttttatcatctctctcttccttttcatcacctctctcttcactattcatcacctctctcttcactattcatcaactatatacatactccaactctcaagtatcatttttccacaattaaattttcaagtgtaatttttcacccattgtgtgtatgtagcactatatttatcaaaaaagtaacatttcaagtacttgaaatacaccccattatacccattgtgaacatctagcacttaacttatcaagaaagtatcatctcaagtacttcaaattcttcccattgtggatgctctaaactATTGACAAAATATTAGTCAACTAGTTTATAATtagcatatatattttttttaaatagagaAGGTGGATTCGAATTCTAGTCATCAAGATAATTATACATTATCCTTATTACTTCAATTAATGATTCGGATGTATgttcataattaatatatataaacactAATCAACATAAAGTTAATAAATATAGCAATACGTTAGAGAAGCATAAtcaaaaagataaaatagctAAAACCTAACATGTTGTCAATGAGGGATTTTAACTTTTCGAAAAAGATATTTGCCCTAATAATTAAGATTATAATGATTTCAATTACTGAGATGTATGAACCAAATTTAAAGAGTCTGTGATGGGTTCTCGATTGCTGGTACGAGTAGCACCACTGTCAACTTCTTACGCAACAAAGGTGAGGAACCATTACACACTAGGATCTTAAACCATGCAAGTGTAGCAAGCTGTACACTTTAATCCTACTTTCCAATTTGGGTCCAATAAAAACTTGTTAATTTGTTGGTCTACAATGGGTTGATTTGAGTAACCACAACGGGGCTCCGAACCACATGCTTACCGTCGGACCATGAAATTGACCCGAATACCGCACCCGAATCACCCAGCATCATGTTTCGGGTATCCGCAGTAACTGTCACGATAAAACTCCGCTTCTTCACCGCTTCAGTGAAGGCCAGATTGGCCGGCTTCACGCTCACTGTTACTCCATTCGGCGACTCTATTGTTGCCCGGTAAACTGAGTTTGGCTGACCGACGTTGGTCGCGGTTCTAATAAACGTCTTGCTCTGAGTCCTCGTAGATGAGTTAGAAAACAATGCAGCAATGGAAGGGTAGTTTAGATTCTCTGGCTTTGGCTTTCTTGCCGGACACTTGGCCGGTGAATGAGTGATCACCTGAATTACCTTTGGCTCATACCCAATTgaacaaagaaagttcacgTAATCGTCATTGGTGATATCATAGACTAGTCCGGGATCCATTGCGAGACCAAGGTTGAGATGCCCCGCACCAAAAGCGTAAGGAGTCGATGGCTTGCCTGTTGATTCATCAGTCATGGGCATCTTCCGGTTATCTACTAATCTAGCGGTGGTCATCATTGCGGAACGAATTGCGGCTGGGCTCCAGTCAGGGTGTGCGGACTTTAGCAACGCCGCAGCACCGCTCACGTGAGGAGCGGCCATTGATGTTCCTGAAAGAATGTTGAACTCTGTTCTCCGTGTATCAGAGTCCTGTCCGGTTGGACCTACGGCGTCGGTCCAAGCGGCAAGGATGTTCACTCCTGGGGCAATCAAGTCCGGCTTGAGAATCTCCGGGTTCATTCCGTTTGGTCCCCTCCCCGAAAAGAAAGCCACAACTGGAGCCGGTTTTATCCCAAGTATAGTACCTTTGAAATCAATGGTTGCCGTCGGATTTGTGTTCGATGAGATGTAAGATTTGAGTGTTTCACCCTCGTTAGAACCCACAGCACAAGCAGGCAAAAGATGAGCATCGGCCACTAACTCTTCACCGTTGGAAATTTCATTTGCTAAAATCATGCCTACACCACCAGCTTCCTTCACTGCCAAACCTTTAGCCACTCTCGCATTACTTCCACGATCGCAGACCACAATTTTGCCCCTCACGAGATTCGGTTCAAGAGAATTTTCCATACAAAATGAGTCTGAGAAGACCCCTGATTTCCCAGGATAAACCAGAGTGTACATTTGCCCCTTCAATGGCGCTCCAGAGAACAGAGACACCCCAGAGAGCGTGTGGCTATTTCCAAGAATCACATCTGCGGGAAAGTTCCTGTCAATTGTGCCCGCACCGACCGTGATAAGCCATGGTGCGAGGTTCGTCACTGACATCCCATCAGGCCCATCGTTACCAGCTGAGGAAGACACGACCACCCCTTCGAAACGGCCCCGTAAGAGCCGATTGCTATAGGGTCAATATAATACGGTGTGGACCACCCTTCACCGCCTCCAATTGAAATCGATATGACGTCCACTCCATCGGCCACGGCGGCATCGAAAGCAGCCAAGATGTCAGAGTCGAAGCAACCGGAATTCTTCCAGCAAACCTTATAAACCGCCAATCGCGCCTTTGGCGCCACACCTTTCGCGATTCCGTCAGCGTACCCCTCCATACTTGCACGGTAAGAGTGGCGTCCGGCAGCAGTGGACGCCGTGTGCGTCCCGTGACCTTCCGCATCTCTCGGGGAAAAGAATTCAATGGTGGCATTAATTCCGCCTAACGTACCACCTGTTCCCGGCCCAGCCTCATGTCCTTTAGCAAAAAATCTCACTCCGATTAATTTCCTGTTACAGTTTTTGGGGCTAAATTTCACTCCAGTTTCACAAATACCCTTCCAGCGGGTTGGAACCGGCCCCAAATTGACATCAGAGAAACTCCTCCTCTCAGGCCAGATACCGGTATCAAAAACTCCAATGATAACATCAGATCCATAATTGGATTCCGACCAGAGCCCTTGCTGATTACGAAGTCCAAGAAACTGCGGGGAGCGCGTGGTGTGCAGTTCCCGGCGACGGTCCTCAAGAACAGCCAAAATAGAGGGGTTTTGGCTGAGCGTAGAAGCTCTGTCTGGAGAGAGCACAGCAGAGAAGCCATCGCAAACAGTATCGTAAGTGTGGAGGATTTGAAGTGGGTCTGAGACGAACTCGGAAGAGTACCAGTGGTAGTGGGTTGGGAAAACGGAAGGCTTGGCTTGAGAGTCGACGAGGAAGATGAAAGTCTTCTTGACCGTCTGATCAAGGGAAATCGCAGGAACGAAATTGGagtaaatgaagaagaagaacatcaGAGAGAGCGAACTGGAGAGAAACGTAGCATCCATCACCACGACTGAAGTGAAGTGAAGTGAGTGACCGTTCGCTTACCGACTGAGAGAATGCAGTGACAGAAGTATTATTGTCTTCTTCgtcttgacctttttttttttcaaaaaaactcataattaaaattataaacaGAGATATGTGGGGatattattttgtctttttttgttaTAATCGCTTGATCTTAACGACGTCGTATTAGAGGACTTTAAGTTTAATTAAGAATCGTTTATGGACATGACGCTCAATCATGGCCGTTGGATTAATGGGAATCACTAGGGCCTGAAATTAGATAAAATCCAGgccctcttttttgtttttctaaggctttggatattttattattttttgtgaaCATTGGCCTAAAGTCTAGCCCAAAGATTGACAGGTAATGGTAGTTATTGGTAGGTAATGCGTCGTCATGCTGCTTTTGGGTCTTAATTTCCAAAGCCCACCAACAGAAAAAGCTTAGCGGCCTAATATGCAGCCTCGCTTGATTACCATATTAGAAGAGTGTTGTGCTTGTGCTGACGTAAATAAAAACAGTTCATGCCAGATaaaaaaacattaaacaaaaaaaattcaagtaatTTACAAGGAAAAACATTGATTAATCATAATCAAGCTTATAGTGGAGGATTAatcatttacatatatatgatgttTTCGAAAGTTTGGTTGcgttattctttcttttctagtGGTGTAAAAGTATTCACTAGTTTTACTACTGTCCTCTGTATGTaactgcttttctttttctagatCGTTCACCTTGCATGGTCGCCGCCCCATGAATGAATCATGaaattcatcaaaaagaaaggaaaataatagGATGAGATAGGTAAATATATGAAGTGAAAACGCAATTAATTATGAGTGGGAAGATAATAATTAATTGATGAAGAATGGTAGCTAGCCAACTAATGGCAATGACAATGAGCATAAATTTGGTAGGAAAGATATGATCTTTCGTGAGTTAGGTGTCAATACTTGATTGAATGGCCCATGGAATCAAACCACTCCCCATGCAACTCCATAAGTCATGAGTCATGTTTTGGCTCTTGCTTTCTTACTAAACTATTCCACAGCTATCAGGTAAGGGTGTACATCGGGTTTTCATACCCGAACCGACTCAGCCACCTGGCCCAATATGAAGTTTATCAGGCTAGTCCGAAATTATTCTTACCAGTTCATTTCGATGATTTAAAATTTTGGTGGCTTGGAACTCATGAGTCACCCGAAACACTTTTAACGGAGTTATGAGTTGGGTCTTCCACCTGTTCAAAATTATTGGGCAGAACCCGACCCCATTAGATAATGCGAAATCCGTTCCCATGTACACCTCTTGCTATTAGAAAAGGTAGTGAAATCATATTGTTAGCCAAAAGCAACGTTTGACAGCAATCCTTTTTCTTTGATGGTATTTCAGGCATAGAAAACcctaaaacttaaaatttacaaatgaaaaaaatgtcCCAAAGTAGACTTGTTAATTGAGTGCAATTAAAACCCACTTGTTGGTAGAAATGATTAGTGGTGTGATAAGATTGAATTGTTACaagaattaattttaattgagTTCATTGCAAAAAGGATTGTGTCCTATTATTTTGAAGTGTTAAAGTATCAGATTTGGAGATTCAACAATTCCCTAGAATCTACAATTCATACTCAATATGAAGAAAAAGTcgtacaaattttaaaaataaaaaaacaaaaatgtggtgtgatgtgacacatctctcaagtcattgaatttcaattgtagactctataatttgaaactaattgcggagTACTCTAATCCTAAAGTACCACAGGCGCACTAACAATTCAAAGTAACTAAATTTAGGGCAAAAAAGAttgaaaaaggggtttttaCTGTAAATAATGCAGGGCACAAATTGACAAAGTGGACAagaattattatcattattataaatTAGAGAGAAGGATTAACATTAACATACATTACATTGGTCCCAAAACTCTGAAAGATGACAAGgacaagaaaagcacatctcATCTAGTCTAGTTGggtattattaaatttaaacaGTAAGATGCCACGACAAGAGCttggattagatatatatatatatatatataaacagacatatatatatatataaacacacgcATATATATCTATTTGGCTTTGTCCTGAATCAGATCAAATCCCATCTCAGTTGGGTCAGTTGCTTGCAACTCGTAGTGAATGCCCTCTAGCACTCTCCTTAGTCCAGCTTTGGATGTTGCATATAACATCTTTGCTCTTATTCTTGATGCTGTGGGAGCCCTGCACAAAATTATAAACACCCAATttcataaaatcataattagCAATCTAATCTCATGAACATCTTTTTATGATTtggaaaatcaaataaaaataaaaccctaaatgtTATTGAGTATTAAGAATTATCATGTGgggtctccatttttttttttgataaccgagaattCTCCAGCTCAACATACTTACCAAACAACTAAGCTAGGACTAAACTCACATTGTCAACCCAACCCGCTCCGCACTGGCAACATGTAAGACCGAACCAAAACTTGTGTAGGGAGAACGAGGCCAAAGCCTACAAAAGATAGCTAACTCCACAGAGCCTCCCATGCATGCAAAGAAATAATGTTGAAACAATTGAGCGTGAGAGTTGAACTTATAACATTCCACAGTTAGTCAGTTACAATAGTCTAAGGTTACCATCCTAACCAAAACTTGAACTTGGGTTGTCCATGATTTGATATGTAATGTTCCCCACCCAACAGTTGGCATATTGGCCATTCACGTTGTCTTTGAAGCATCATTAATTCGTAAAGCCAAAGTTTCATCATCATAAGTTATTGAAATTCTCACCAAATCACTAATATTCTAACCAAATTATATTAAACTCCTAACCCATTAATCCAAGGAATTAGAGCTCAATAAGTGTCCAGGTTAACACTAATAATGCAAAAATAAAGCCTCAGATGCCTTttcttattaaaaataataaaattactaacccacattaattttttttaatcttaataTATTAAAATCGAATCTAAGGTAGACCGACCCATCAATATTGCTGGTCATTTCGGACCAAAATGCAACGTCTTAAATGACCAAACCACCCCTTTCGTTTTATCCTATTAACACTCATGACCCTGCAATCGAACATCTACATCTACTATGATGAGAACCCAGagcacaataataataataattaattaattaataaaaaggaTTAAAAAGGGTGACCGACCAAGCGATGAAGAAGATCTTGCTCTTGCGGCAGTTATCGACGGTGACAAAGTCGAAATCGAAGACGGCGTATCGGCAATCATCACCCGGCAAGGAGGCGGCGAGATCATCGTAACTCTCCCCCGGCCCACCGACCTTATCGACTGTGACCAATCTGGATTTCTCATCAATCTTGTACACTATGTACCTGTGAATCTTCTTCCACTTCATCGCCATGAATGAGTTCTTGCACTCATCAGCAACCCACATCCCAGTAGTCGCCTATCACCCATACAACCAATCACACTCGATTAGCACAAAGCAATTCAACGatcaaacaagaaaaattaaacaattatgTATGCAACGAACAGATACCATTTTGAAAGCCATTGCCATTATTGCTGTTGAAGGTAAATAGACTCTGTGCTTGGTGTAGAAGGAAATTTCAGGGTAGCCTCTGAATTGGGTGTGGACCAACTACGGATTATAAAGCGTTGTGAACCTAACATTGCCATTGATGTTCATTATAATTACAACTTTGTCCCTGTCTTTATCCTTTAGTGCTTTATTTTGACTCGGCTGCTGCTGCTATTATTATCTCTTATTTTAAGTGAAGTGAATTTGATAGTCtttttcatattaaaaaaacTCACACACGTTTGTGCTTGTACACCTATTTTGTCTTCGTATTCGTCTCAAAGCAGTTTGATTTTTCATGTGATTTGTTAAGTTAATTAATGTTTTAACTTTTCTCTATGCCATATATAGAAAATCATTCAATTTTAAAGGTGTCCATCTTACAAACCGAAGAGGGGTCTGTTCCACAAATCCCTACCGTTTTAATTACGAGACGTCCAGTCTATTTATCAGTATGGGATCcacatatttttttgaatttgttataCAAATCCCTACAGTTTTAATCACGAAACGTCCAGTATGTTTATCAGTATGGGGTCCACatgtttttttgaatttgataaacatATTGGACATTTGTAATTAAAATTGTAGGACAATGCAAGCACATCCAACGACACAGATGTAATGATTTACTTCCAAGCTGGCAAGCTACAATCCTTGTGACAACGCGCTAGTTTTTGGCTCAATTTATCTTGTCCACATGTGTGAAATTTCTGTGTACGAGAGTGTGACGACTCAAGTTTATGTCCATATTCCATGTTGAAACGATAAATTGTATAGTGTTTTTAcccgtttaaaaaaaacttatgagctgaaaaatgagaatgaaatacAAATCCaagtaattaactaattatggTAGTGGATTAAAATTCTTAAAATGACGACCATTCAAGTGTATGACGAGAGATTTGATGGCAAAGTTAAATGCACTCAATTATCTCCttaaaaaaatatgatattGGGTTTCCTCGAATATAACTTGGGTTTGGTGCTAGCTAGTTCATACTTCATATAGGTGATCACCCCCATCATGTACTAATTCTGTCTCCTGCCTCACAAGCAGCAACCTAGATCTCTCTACCTGCCTAAACTCATTCAAACAGTGTAATAATTGCATTAGGAAATAAGATagaaagtgtatatatatatcatctagGAAAACATGTACATGATTACACTATACAATGTGAAATCTAGCTTTAATTACAAGGTGAAAGATTATTGAACATAAAAGTATGTAGATCCTACGGTGGTCCCATCTTGGATCACACGCAGCTAGACCCACATTCCCATCTCTCTATATTCGTGTTCATCAAAAGGAGTCTTCGCGTGAAAGCAAAGGAGAAATGAAGATGATGGATAAGAAATCTTattcagaaaaaaataaataaaaaaaaagctaaaaCCTTGCATGTTCCAGCAATCACAGTAAACCTGCTCAGGTTCTTTTCACCCATTCGCAAGTTTTTGGGTTGGTAGTATTTATCACATCTCGTATTCCCATGTGCGTGAGTTTTTCCACAAGTTTGTCTAAAGGCTATGTAGTTGTGAGGGGCAACAGCCAAACAATTATCCTATAAAATAATGTTGCGTACAATTACATATCGAAAATTATAAACATCTCAATAATTATAAACATCTCA is part of the Tripterygium wilfordii isolate XIE 37 chromosome 7, ASM1340144v1, whole genome shotgun sequence genome and encodes:
- the LOC120001489 gene encoding actin-depolymerizing factor 5, which codes for MAMAFKMATTGMWVADECKNSFMAMKWKKIHRYIVYKIDEKSRLVTVDKVGGPGESYDDLAASLPGDDCRYAVFDFDFVTVDNCRKSKIFFIAWAPTASRIRAKMLYATSKAGLRRVLEGIHYELQATDPTEMGFDLIQDKAK